One window of the Archaeoglobus sulfaticallidus PM70-1 genome contains the following:
- a CDS encoding DUF5611 family protein, translating to MRKYKFKRGYKPTPERLEEHIEKYFGEFKREGEVYITKFGAIGELRMWFEGKLLCVESKTNPNVAEDIALNTLKTYNRFLEDLTGYTAKERQKMLKKEIG from the coding sequence ATGAGGAAGTACAAGTTCAAAAGGGGCTACAAACCAACACCGGAAAGATTGGAAGAGCACATTGAGAAATACTTCGGAGAATTCAAAAGGGAAGGAGAGGTTTATATCACAAAATTTGGTGCGATTGGGGAACTTAGGATGTGGTTTGAGGGTAAGTTACTTTGTGTCGAATCGAAGACCAATCCAAATGTTGCGGAAGATATCGCATTGAATACTTTGAAGACTTACAACAGATTCCTCGAAGATCTTACCGGATATACTGCAAAGGAGAGACAAAAGATGCTCAAAAAAGAGATTGGCTGA
- a CDS encoding KEOPS complex subunit Pcc1, translating to MLFCDGEVRIKHNFAEIISRALKPDDTQWNETTFEGDEIILRVKTPKIGSMMNAFDDYFLNLKAAFSVLKSLER from the coding sequence ATGCTGTTCTGCGATGGGGAAGTGAGGATTAAGCATAATTTTGCGGAGATAATATCCAGAGCGCTTAAGCCAGACGACACCCAGTGGAATGAAACCACCTTTGAAGGAGATGAGATAATCCTCAGGGTTAAAACACCAAAGATAGGTTCGATGATGAACGCATTTGACGATTACTTTTTAAACCTTAAAGCCGCATTTTCAGTTCTGAAATCATTGGAAAGGTGA
- the cooS gene encoding anaerobic carbon-monoxide dehydrogenase catalytic subunit, with the protein MKIEGNVSYHESINEMYKKVKSEEVTNIVDRFNLQEKTRCPYCTKGLSCQLCSMGPCRISDKNPHGACGIDAAGMVMRNFVHKNMLGTEAYTYHAVEAAKTLKATAEGKTPFEIKDVDKLKFFASKLGIEGGDVNEIAKKVADYVIADLSSVEQSKLVEIFAPDKRKELWKDLGIFPNGVFHEVLTVGSSSMTNVDSNYVSLAKKSMAMSIATCMSAQIALEFIQDILFGTPKPHESFADLGILDPDYVNIAVDGHEPFVGAALIKLAESEEIQNKAKEAGAKGLRIIGFIETGQELIQRFDSPVFAGIVGNWIVQEFALATGCVDVFAADMNCALPTIPEYQRYGVKIVPVSKLVRFRGIDEGLDYEPEKVEEIARKLIDMAIDNFKQRDKSKAVRIEKKQKIVVGFSPEAILEAVGEIEVLLDAIKSGAIKGIVALVSCTTLKNGPHDLNTVTIAKELIKRDILVLSLGCGNAALQVAGLTSMDAVSEAGENLKAVCEKLNIPPVLSFGTCTDTGRAAYLLRVVADALGVDIPQLPVAVTAPEYMEQKATIDAVFAVAYGLVTHVSPVPPVTGSADVVKLLTEDIEKVTGGKIVVEEDPVKAAEILEKEIVKKREALGI; encoded by the coding sequence ATGAAAATAGAAGGAAATGTTAGCTACCATGAGAGCATAAACGAGATGTACAAAAAAGTGAAGTCGGAAGAGGTAACCAATATCGTAGACAGGTTTAACTTGCAGGAGAAAACGAGATGTCCTTACTGTACAAAAGGTTTGAGCTGCCAGCTCTGCTCGATGGGACCGTGCAGGATAAGTGATAAGAACCCACATGGAGCCTGCGGTATAGATGCTGCAGGAATGGTGATGAGGAATTTCGTCCACAAGAACATGCTTGGAACCGAAGCATACACATATCATGCCGTTGAGGCTGCAAAAACATTAAAAGCCACTGCTGAAGGAAAAACCCCGTTTGAGATAAAGGATGTCGATAAGCTGAAGTTCTTCGCATCAAAGCTCGGAATTGAAGGTGGGGATGTTAACGAGATTGCAAAGAAGGTTGCAGATTATGTCATAGCCGATTTAAGTTCTGTAGAGCAGAGCAAGCTTGTGGAGATCTTCGCTCCAGATAAGAGGAAGGAACTCTGGAAAGATCTTGGAATATTTCCGAACGGCGTATTTCATGAGGTTCTTACTGTGGGATCATCTTCAATGACGAATGTGGACTCCAACTATGTTTCATTGGCCAAGAAGAGCATGGCGATGAGCATAGCAACCTGCATGTCCGCCCAGATCGCTCTTGAGTTCATTCAGGACATCTTGTTTGGCACTCCAAAACCGCATGAGAGCTTTGCAGATCTCGGAATCCTAGATCCGGATTATGTAAACATAGCTGTTGATGGACACGAACCTTTTGTAGGAGCTGCTCTGATAAAGCTTGCTGAGAGTGAAGAGATTCAGAATAAGGCAAAAGAGGCAGGAGCTAAAGGGTTGAGAATCATAGGGTTCATCGAAACTGGCCAGGAGCTGATACAGAGGTTTGACAGTCCCGTGTTTGCAGGCATCGTTGGCAACTGGATTGTTCAGGAGTTTGCCCTCGCTACTGGTTGCGTTGATGTTTTCGCAGCGGACATGAACTGTGCACTGCCAACAATCCCAGAGTATCAGAGATATGGTGTCAAGATCGTTCCGGTGAGCAAGCTCGTGAGGTTCAGAGGGATAGATGAGGGACTGGATTACGAGCCAGAAAAGGTTGAGGAGATAGCCAGAAAGCTCATAGACATGGCAATAGACAACTTCAAACAGAGAGACAAGAGCAAAGCTGTCAGAATCGAGAAGAAGCAGAAAATAGTGGTTGGATTTTCTCCAGAGGCTATTCTCGAGGCTGTGGGGGAGATAGAGGTTCTGCTCGATGCGATAAAGAGCGGGGCTATAAAGGGAATAGTTGCACTGGTTAGCTGCACAACGCTGAAGAACGGCCCGCACGACCTGAATACCGTAACCATTGCGAAGGAGCTTATCAAAAGAGATATCCTCGTGCTATCTCTTGGATGCGGGAATGCTGCCCTTCAGGTTGCCGGGCTAACCTCGATGGATGCTGTAAGCGAGGCTGGAGAGAATCTGAAGGCAGTTTGTGAGAAGCTCAACATACCGCCAGTCCTCAGCTTCGGAACGTGCACCGATACCGGCAGGGCAGCTTACCTGCTCAGGGTTGTTGCGGATGCTCTGGGAGTTGATATACCTCAGCTTCCAGTTGCAGTCACAGCTCCAGAGTACATGGAGCAGAAGGCAACGATCGATGCCGTTTTTGCTGTGGCTTATGGTCTCGTAACCCATGTATCTCCAGTACCTCCGGTAACCGGAAGTGCTGATGTTGTTAAGCTGCTCACAGAGGACATCGAGAAGGTCACCGGTGGAAAGATAGTGGTTGAAGAAGATCCGGTTAAAGCTGCAGAGATTCTGGAGAAGGAGATCGTCAAAAAGAGAGAAGCTCTCGGTATCTAA
- a CDS encoding DUF169 domain-containing protein produces the protein MEKVCFDSETLLDDVEFSKKLLSKDGLSRADMVFALRNLLRLKYYPVAVKYFYSEEEVEEFRKNKYKIGIHPFTFCHFSAVSRQRGEIVFSRRENLGCSNARYLFGWKDFDENEIKSHKKYTRDLEQAERFVKTKPRLPEGLKALATAPLHKAPFEPDLIHIICDVLQSYHLYNDYASAMDVHPIQPNFMMNSAVCGGAVWTYVNKRINIVPMCSGSYTAGKTEQGEINVFIPWEHFEPTVRRLLERTVRDGGPSFPRTGETYPGFDLCKLCNFLIFKEPKC, from the coding sequence ATGGAAAAAGTTTGCTTCGATTCGGAAACACTACTCGACGATGTAGAGTTTTCAAAGAAGCTGCTGAGCAAGGATGGGCTTTCAAGGGCAGACATGGTTTTTGCACTTAGGAACCTGCTGAGACTGAAGTACTATCCGGTTGCAGTGAAGTACTTCTACTCTGAGGAGGAAGTGGAGGAGTTCAGGAAGAACAAGTACAAGATTGGCATCCACCCATTCACTTTCTGCCACTTTTCAGCCGTCTCTAGGCAGAGAGGGGAAATCGTATTTTCAAGGAGAGAAAACCTCGGCTGCAGCAACGCCAGATACCTTTTCGGCTGGAAGGATTTTGACGAGAACGAAATCAAAAGCCACAAGAAGTACACAAGAGATCTGGAGCAGGCTGAGAGGTTCGTTAAAACCAAGCCAAGGTTGCCTGAGGGCTTGAAGGCTCTGGCCACCGCCCCACTACACAAGGCACCCTTTGAGCCAGACCTCATACACATAATCTGCGATGTTCTGCAGAGCTACCATCTCTACAATGATTATGCCTCAGCCATGGATGTACATCCAATCCAGCCAAATTTCATGATGAACTCTGCTGTCTGCGGTGGAGCTGTGTGGACGTATGTCAATAAGAGGATAAACATCGTTCCGATGTGCAGCGGGAGCTATACTGCTGGGAAAACGGAGCAGGGAGAGATCAATGTCTTCATCCCATGGGAGCATTTTGAGCCAACAGTGAGAAGATTGCTCGAAAGAACAGTCAGAGACGGCGGTCCATCGTTCCCGAGAACTGGAGAAACCTATCCAGGTTTCGACCTCTGTAAGCTGTGTAACTTCCTGATCTTCAAGGAGCCTAAATGCTGA
- a CDS encoding sulfite exporter TauE/SafE family protein produces the protein MVLDITWMEIAGQTIKIDALVYFLWAIWVGWIFSTVGAFGGIMAGVGHISILGIGKYGTSLKGTPIKIGMYNDAGKYITDHIRFSNTLMTWLNSLSSTINWYTQKRLVWPAAIAMGLGMVLGAQVAVWGTGGKLGVALYKGLFGLATWAVSIYMFYQVTPRAKASKSKGREAAKRFQQRVEELRKAGRLGELEGITNVKYSLDRVEFDFFGERFVAKNYLPFFYGLLIGFIAALIGVGGGFMIVPFFTALGWPMYITPAVSALTVFLNQCSALAGWFARGLVFPIGIVIAWAGILIGSYIGPRTQKYLPMDSLFILFGLLAFYVGTRYIAAGFFGIKLPP, from the coding sequence TTGGTTTTGGACATTACCTGGATGGAAATAGCAGGGCAGACGATTAAAATCGATGCCCTTGTTTATTTCCTCTGGGCAATTTGGGTTGGATGGATTTTCTCAACTGTAGGAGCTTTTGGAGGTATAATGGCTGGAGTTGGCCATATCTCCATCCTTGGTATTGGTAAGTACGGGACAAGCCTGAAGGGAACTCCGATAAAAATTGGGATGTACAACGATGCAGGAAAGTACATAACCGATCACATCAGGTTCTCGAACACACTGATGACATGGCTGAACTCTCTCTCAAGCACGATAAACTGGTACACCCAGAAGAGGCTCGTTTGGCCCGCAGCAATTGCAATGGGTCTCGGAATGGTTCTCGGTGCACAGGTTGCGGTATGGGGTACTGGTGGAAAGCTCGGTGTTGCGTTGTATAAAGGTCTATTCGGACTGGCTACCTGGGCTGTATCGATATACATGTTCTATCAGGTAACTCCGAGAGCCAAAGCCTCAAAGTCTAAGGGAAGAGAGGCTGCGAAGAGATTCCAGCAGAGAGTTGAGGAACTCAGAAAGGCTGGAAGACTCGGGGAGCTTGAGGGTATAACAAATGTCAAGTACTCACTTGACAGGGTTGAATTCGACTTCTTCGGAGAGAGGTTCGTTGCTAAGAACTATCTGCCGTTCTTCTACGGTCTGCTGATAGGCTTCATCGCTGCGTTGATTGGAGTTGGCGGAGGATTCATGATCGTTCCGTTCTTCACAGCCTTGGGCTGGCCAATGTACATCACACCAGCAGTTTCAGCTTTGACGGTTTTCCTCAACCAGTGTTCAGCACTCGCCGGATGGTTCGCCAGAGGACTCGTGTTCCCGATTGGCATAGTAATCGCCTGGGCTGGAATCCTCATCGGCTCATACATTGGCCCGAGAACACAGAAGTATCTGCCAATGGACTCACTGTTCATCCTCTTCGGACTGCTGGCATTCTATGTTGGTACAAGGTACATTGCAGCGGGATTCTTCGGAATAAAGCTTCCGCCATAA
- a CDS encoding bactofilin family protein: MEIAKLLFAVLIITVLAIPATSVEVKSGDQVHIKQPKDDLIVSGGRVIVDAPVSGDLIVAGGEVEVLDKVAGDLIAAGGKVDLRGDVGGKLIVAGGSLRIEKNVGKFVIASGGEVVIGKNSRIDGDVFVAGGKIENAGIIEGNITVFGKTFENKGFVKGEQIFKETKILPPYFSEIFAFGFLLLGFLLVWFNSDWFERIDSEIGVRSVGLIKKTIFGFIAIIVSAIIVVLLFISVIGIPSALLILSAFTIAILLSNVFVSYTMGKVLLSRKKQNPYLYLVIGFVILFIAFRIPHVGDVIRIITTSLGFGGIIYVVRDWRRVYG, from the coding sequence ATGGAAATCGCTAAGCTTTTGTTTGCTGTTCTGATAATAACTGTACTTGCAATTCCAGCCACTTCGGTGGAAGTTAAGTCTGGTGACCAAGTTCACATCAAACAGCCAAAAGATGATCTGATTGTTTCCGGTGGGAGAGTGATTGTTGATGCTCCGGTTAGCGGTGATCTCATTGTTGCCGGTGGAGAGGTTGAGGTTCTCGATAAAGTGGCAGGCGATCTAATAGCTGCTGGCGGAAAAGTTGATTTGAGGGGAGATGTCGGAGGAAAACTGATTGTTGCCGGAGGAAGTTTAAGAATTGAGAAAAATGTGGGAAAATTCGTTATCGCATCCGGAGGCGAGGTTGTAATTGGAAAAAATTCCAGAATTGACGGTGATGTCTTCGTTGCTGGTGGAAAGATTGAAAATGCAGGGATTATTGAGGGCAACATTACAGTTTTCGGAAAGACATTCGAAAATAAGGGTTTTGTGAAGGGAGAGCAGATTTTTAAAGAGACGAAGATTTTACCACCTTACTTCTCCGAAATATTTGCTTTTGGTTTCCTTTTGCTGGGCTTTCTGCTTGTATGGTTCAATTCCGATTGGTTTGAGAGGATAGATTCAGAGATTGGAGTTAGGAGTGTTGGGTTAATCAAGAAAACCATCTTTGGATTTATCGCAATAATAGTCTCAGCCATAATTGTCGTACTGCTTTTCATCTCGGTAATCGGGATTCCCTCTGCTCTTTTAATTCTCTCTGCATTTACAATCGCCATACTTCTATCGAACGTTTTCGTTTCCTACACTATGGGAAAGGTTCTCCTCTCTCGAAAAAAGCAGAACCCGTATCTTTACCTCGTCATAGGATTTGTTATCCTCTTTATTGCCTTCCGAATCCCGCATGTCGGGGATGTTATTCGAATTATAACCACCAGTCTAGGATTTGGTGGGATTATCTATGTAGTACGGGATTGGAGGAGGGTTTACGGTTGA
- the cofD gene encoding 2-phospho-L-lactate transferase gives MIGILSGGTGTPKLIWGMKEIYDDFFVVVNTAEDVWVSGNKICPDIDSVIYVLSEMIDTSKWWGIKDDSFITHNQLRRLGVDEGMMIGDLDRATHIARTELLKRMDLVNATKELRKRFGIKQDVYPMCNEEVSTYIETADGRMHFQEFWVVRKGEPEVKGVFIENIDKAVIPEEVEKRLKEAEAVIIGPSNPITSIGPIISVRGYREILREKFVVAVSPIIGSRSFSGPAGKFMKALGYEVSSRGVVDIYQEFLDVLVIDEEDFDFEDERVEVVKAKTIMKTKEDAVKLAEFVLSLI, from the coding sequence ATGATCGGGATTTTATCGGGAGGGACAGGTACTCCAAAGCTGATATGGGGGATGAAAGAGATCTATGACGATTTCTTTGTTGTTGTGAATACAGCTGAAGATGTATGGGTTTCTGGAAACAAGATCTGCCCGGATATCGATTCGGTTATCTATGTCCTCTCGGAGATGATCGATACATCGAAGTGGTGGGGGATAAAGGATGACTCCTTTATAACTCACAATCAGCTAAGGAGGCTTGGAGTCGATGAGGGCATGATGATTGGTGATCTTGATAGAGCAACTCACATAGCCAGAACGGAACTGCTGAAAAGGATGGATCTTGTCAATGCAACAAAGGAACTCAGAAAGCGGTTCGGGATAAAGCAGGATGTGTATCCAATGTGCAACGAGGAAGTTTCAACCTACATCGAAACCGCTGATGGAAGAATGCACTTTCAGGAGTTCTGGGTGGTGAGAAAAGGAGAGCCTGAGGTTAAGGGTGTCTTCATTGAAAACATAGATAAGGCTGTTATCCCGGAAGAGGTTGAAAAAAGACTGAAAGAGGCTGAAGCTGTTATAATAGGTCCCAGCAACCCGATAACGAGCATAGGGCCAATCATTTCAGTCAGGGGTTACAGAGAAATCCTGAGGGAGAAGTTTGTTGTTGCAGTTTCTCCAATAATAGGATCGAGATCGTTTAGCGGACCTGCAGGGAAGTTTATGAAAGCTCTGGGCTACGAGGTATCTTCAAGGGGTGTTGTGGACATATATCAGGAGTTTCTGGATGTTCTGGTTATAGATGAGGAGGACTTTGACTTCGAGGATGAGAGGGTTGAGGTTGTGAAGGCAAAAACCATCATGAAAACGAAGGAAGATGCTGTAAAGCTTGCTGAGTTCGTGCTGTCTTTAATTTAA
- a CDS encoding nucleotidyltransferase domain-containing protein → MKPIRLRDFVKADDFYFSIVGYKHIRGVKAFLRYVPSVSGDRISREGKRYRKLMHSNAIEFAKKENMEYYNSKLGIFLIPNSKISEVYKPEERISEIVKSDDKVKRIVDFFNTIPVDKMGVTGSRLIGLESEDSDVDFVMYGSYWFKGREKIKRSIERGVLKEPSEETWNFIFEKRKVNIPYDIFVSHERRKFHRAIIGSTYFDLLYVRDYDGISIPIPEDKGKRIGKKVIRAEVVDDSHTFDYPAYYPVRHGEIAAVLSFTHTYVGQGVKGEVIEAKGVVEEINGRRYLIVGTSREVMDEYIVSLTFMKKSGLMDEFERWKGEL, encoded by the coding sequence ATGAAGCCGATAAGACTCAGGGACTTCGTAAAAGCCGATGATTTCTATTTTTCAATAGTTGGATACAAGCATATCAGAGGTGTGAAGGCGTTTCTGAGGTATGTGCCTTCAGTCAGCGGAGACAGGATATCCAGGGAGGGTAAGAGGTACAGAAAGCTCATGCACAGCAATGCGATAGAGTTTGCCAAGAAAGAGAACATGGAGTACTACAACAGCAAGCTGGGCATCTTTTTGATTCCGAACAGCAAAATCAGTGAGGTGTATAAACCAGAAGAGAGAATATCCGAGATCGTCAAGAGCGATGACAAGGTTAAAAGGATAGTTGATTTTTTCAATACAATCCCAGTGGATAAGATGGGTGTCACGGGATCGAGGCTTATAGGACTTGAATCTGAAGACAGTGATGTGGATTTTGTGATGTATGGCAGCTACTGGTTCAAGGGCAGGGAGAAGATAAAGAGGAGCATTGAGCGAGGGGTTTTGAAGGAGCCGTCTGAGGAAACGTGGAACTTCATTTTTGAAAAGAGGAAGGTGAACATACCCTATGATATTTTCGTCTCACATGAGAGGAGGAAGTTCCACAGGGCGATAATAGGCTCAACATACTTCGATCTGCTTTATGTTAGAGACTATGATGGGATCAGCATACCGATTCCGGAGGATAAAGGTAAGAGGATTGGAAAGAAGGTTATAAGGGCAGAGGTTGTTGATGACAGCCATACCTTCGACTATCCGGCATATTATCCGGTGAGGCATGGAGAGATTGCAGCAGTTTTGTCTTTTACTCACACGTATGTCGGACAGGGGGTAAAAGGGGAGGTCATAGAGGCTAAAGGGGTTGTCGAGGAGATCAACGGCAGAAGATACTTGATCGTCGGAACCTCAAGAGAGGTCATGGATGAATACATCGTATCCCTAACCTTCATGAAAAAATCCGGGTTGATGGATGAGTTTGAGAGATGGAAGGGTGAGCTGTAA
- a CDS encoding ferritin family protein — MEVLEILDKALELEKEAIEEYLKMKKDADPETAELLDFLISQEREHIRMLNERKKAIRLLRR; from the coding sequence TTGGAGGTCCTAGAAATTCTTGACAAGGCTTTAGAGCTTGAAAAAGAGGCTATAGAGGAGTACCTCAAGATGAAGAAAGATGCAGATCCAGAAACAGCTGAGTTGCTTGACTTTTTGATCTCACAGGAAAGAGAGCATATTCGAATGTTGAACGAAAGGAAGAAGGCAATCAGGCTCCTGAGAAGATAA
- a CDS encoding response regulator: MRVLIVDDDSGIREILRLMLSEYTVLEASNGDEAVKHYKNFKPDVVIMDAVMPVMDGVAATRRILEIDPNAKVVALTAYYTTKAREMLEAGSVEALEKPFSKKIILEIVRKYCRYSNY; encoded by the coding sequence ATGAGAGTTCTGATTGTTGATGATGATTCAGGAATTCGAGAGATTTTAAGGCTTATGCTCTCTGAGTACACAGTTTTGGAAGCTTCCAATGGAGATGAAGCAGTTAAACATTACAAAAACTTCAAACCAGACGTTGTGATAATGGATGCTGTCATGCCAGTGATGGATGGAGTTGCCGCAACCAGGAGGATACTGGAGATTGACCCGAATGCCAAGGTTGTAGCACTCACGGCATACTACACAACGAAAGCCAGAGAGATGCTCGAAGCTGGCTCTGTAGAGGCTCTGGAAAAACCCTTCTCGAAGAAGATCATTCTCGAAATAGTTAGAAAGTACTGCAGGTATTCAAACTACTGA
- a CDS encoding single-stranded-DNA-specific exonuclease RecJ, which produces MLDILKAEARKAVNLIEKYEFVRIFTHYDVDGITAGSIMAKSLLRFNKKFHLSFLNGLNNGINYEKDDLVILLDMGSGYPDIVSSIEADFIVIDHHFPLGKIDAQSSFVHVNPHLAGIDGSFELSASGTAYVVANQIADNKDLSGLALAGIIGDKQKIKGGNAEIVREGIQSGYIEEVKGLSLYSGKLREVLSISIEPFLDFYKKEDELEEFLEKVRIDGDREVDELDEEEVRRLANAIVLRVLENGGSEEVLNDFIGRKFMLKAELIKNATMMSDIINSCGRVSAFSIGFGICMRDSKFLDKGYEIWRKFLTELLDEIVKRKEEVKEGECMRYLVMDNAPTTGPIATVLSRYIFSDRPFIAVNIKRDVAKVSSRTTMRMSEIVDLGEIMNKAAKAVGGRGGGHRVAAGANIPPDRVEDFIKEVDRLCCSAMGK; this is translated from the coding sequence ATGCTTGACATACTGAAAGCTGAAGCCAGAAAAGCCGTCAATCTGATCGAAAAATACGAGTTCGTAAGGATATTCACGCACTACGATGTTGATGGAATTACTGCTGGCAGCATAATGGCAAAGTCTTTGCTCAGGTTCAACAAGAAGTTTCATCTAAGCTTTCTCAATGGATTGAACAACGGCATAAACTATGAGAAAGATGATCTTGTTATTCTGCTCGATATGGGTAGTGGCTATCCGGACATAGTATCCAGTATAGAGGCCGATTTCATTGTGATCGATCACCATTTCCCGCTTGGAAAAATCGATGCTCAATCCAGCTTTGTTCATGTCAATCCACATCTGGCAGGAATAGATGGATCCTTTGAGCTTTCAGCCAGTGGGACGGCTTATGTTGTAGCAAATCAGATTGCGGATAATAAGGATCTGTCTGGCTTGGCTCTCGCAGGAATCATCGGTGATAAGCAGAAAATAAAGGGTGGAAATGCGGAAATAGTTAGGGAGGGAATTCAGAGCGGATACATCGAGGAGGTTAAGGGCCTATCGCTGTATTCTGGAAAATTGAGGGAAGTTCTTTCGATTTCCATCGAGCCTTTTCTGGATTTCTACAAGAAGGAAGACGAGCTTGAGGAATTTCTGGAGAAGGTCAGGATTGATGGGGATAGGGAAGTGGATGAGCTTGATGAGGAAGAGGTAAGAAGGCTTGCAAATGCTATCGTCCTGAGGGTGCTGGAGAATGGTGGAAGCGAGGAGGTACTAAACGACTTCATAGGCAGAAAATTCATGCTCAAAGCAGAGTTAATAAAAAACGCTACAATGATGAGCGATATCATAAACTCCTGTGGAAGGGTTTCGGCGTTCAGCATAGGCTTTGGAATATGTATGCGGGATAGCAAGTTCCTTGACAAGGGTTATGAAATCTGGAGGAAATTCTTAACTGAGCTTCTGGATGAGATTGTCAAAAGGAAAGAGGAGGTTAAGGAAGGAGAGTGTATGAGGTATCTCGTGATGGACAACGCACCCACCACAGGGCCGATAGCCACGGTGCTTTCCAGATATATCTTCAGCGATAGGCCGTTTATAGCGGTTAACATAAAGAGGGATGTTGCAAAGGTATCATCCAGAACGACGATGAGAATGAGCGAGATAGTAGATTTAGGAGAGATAATGAATAAGGCTGCAAAAGCTGTTGGAGGAAGAGGTGGAGGTCACAGAGTTGCTGCCGGAGCCAACATACCTCCCGACAGGGTTGAGGACTTCATAAAGGAGGTTGACAGGTTATGCTGTTCTGCGATGGGGAAGTGA
- a CDS encoding VIT1/CCC1 transporter family protein, with translation MGKRTFRDRVNKRLEKFYLYSDMTDIVSVSRRYFVIGFFDGVLTILGLIMGAHLSGEASSQLIVSAGIATGLALGISSGWGAYEAERVEQTISLREKQRALLIDRDSCAISEAHRFAVIISSLVHGIAPIPAAIIPLIPYMFLPSEVALIPAIAIGLVSLFIVGAFMGRISKKNIIISGLRMAFAGIATLIIVTVLNPSHL, from the coding sequence GTGGGCAAAAGGACATTCAGGGATAGAGTAAATAAACGGTTGGAGAAGTTTTATCTTTACTCTGATATGACCGACATAGTTTCAGTTTCCCGCAGGTATTTTGTCATAGGCTTTTTCGATGGAGTTTTAACCATCTTGGGTCTTATAATGGGTGCGCATTTGAGTGGGGAAGCGAGTTCACAGTTGATAGTCTCAGCAGGAATTGCTACTGGTCTGGCATTAGGAATCTCCAGTGGATGGGGGGCTTATGAGGCTGAGAGGGTTGAACAGACAATATCCTTGAGGGAAAAACAGAGAGCTTTACTGATAGACAGGGATTCATGTGCAATCTCTGAAGCCCACAGATTTGCAGTCATTATTTCCTCGCTCGTTCACGGTATCGCCCCAATTCCGGCGGCGATTATACCCTTAATTCCATACATGTTCCTTCCATCCGAGGTGGCACTCATCCCGGCGATAGCTATTGGACTGGTTTCCTTGTTCATTGTGGGTGCGTTTATGGGAAGGATTTCCAAGAAAAACATTATAATATCCGGGTTGAGAATGGCATTTGCAGGAATAGCAACTCTGATTATCGTAACCGTGCTGAACCCGAGCCATTTATGA
- a CDS encoding HVO_0476 family zinc finger protein: MKVYYCDVCRESTMHSLVREKTNLYKCEECGNYVTITPEKEIVVNAIISSEGESERGKVRLKEGENVEKGDELVVEVEEGFKIGEVTSIELEDGKRIDLSPSDKIKTVWLRDIGEVGVKFSLHKRAITTPVTLYMPGETEIRVGEDIDIENKRFRITKIKTRDGRLYGREGDTVMAKDVKRVYAMFQSKIKK, encoded by the coding sequence ATGAAGGTGTATTACTGTGATGTTTGCAGGGAATCAACCATGCACAGCCTCGTGAGGGAGAAAACGAACCTCTACAAATGCGAAGAATGTGGAAACTATGTAACGATCACTCCTGAAAAAGAGATTGTTGTAAATGCAATCATAAGCTCTGAAGGAGAGTCAGAAAGAGGTAAGGTAAGGCTGAAGGAAGGCGAGAATGTTGAGAAAGGGGACGAGCTTGTTGTTGAGGTTGAGGAGGGCTTTAAGATAGGCGAGGTTACATCAATTGAGCTTGAAGACGGAAAGAGAATAGATCTATCTCCATCAGACAAGATAAAGACTGTTTGGCTTAGGGACATCGGAGAGGTTGGTGTGAAGTTCAGTCTGCATAAGAGAGCCATAACAACACCCGTAACACTCTACATGCCCGGGGAGACTGAGATAAGGGTTGGAGAGGATATAGACATCGAGAACAAGAGATTCAGGATTACGAAGATAAAGACAAGAGATGGAAGGCTCTATGGAAGGGAAGGCGACACCGTTATGGCGAAGGATGTCAAAAGGGTTTACGCGATGTTCCAGAGCAAAATAAAAAAGTAA
- a CDS encoding desulfoferrodoxin family protein: MELFQTADWKSEKHVPVIEIEKSDDLVDVKVVVGKEIPHPNTTEHHIKWIELLFLPDGAKFPVHIGRTEFNTHGESTQGPNTSTVYTEPTAVFRFKTEKPGKLIAVSFCNIHGLWKSEAEL, from the coding sequence ATGGAGTTATTTCAAACTGCAGACTGGAAAAGTGAAAAACATGTGCCAGTAATCGAGATAGAAAAATCTGATGATCTTGTTGATGTGAAGGTTGTGGTTGGTAAGGAAATACCCCATCCAAACACAACAGAACACCATATAAAGTGGATAGAGCTTCTGTTTTTGCCGGATGGAGCAAAATTCCCCGTACATATAGGGAGAACTGAATTCAATACCCATGGTGAATCTACCCAGGGTCCGAACACGAGTACGGTATATACCGAACCTACAGCAGTTTTTAGATTCAAAACCGAAAAGCCTGGGAAACTTATTGCAGTATCCTTCTGCAACATCCATGGGCTGTGGAAGAGTGAGGCCGAATTGTAG